Sequence from the Pseudomonadota bacterium genome:
CGACTTCACCGACAGAATCGACCCCAGCGCGATGAACAGGCCGATGGTGAACAAGAACGTGAGGAAGCGGCTGTCGTAGTAGAGGTGCATGAAGAACATCACGACGAGCGCGAACTTGCCGATGGAGAGCACCGCGAGCGCCGTGATGCCGAGCCACGTCGGAATGGCGTGGACGTAGGGAATGATGAGCTCGATGACCGTCACCACCGTGAGGATGACGGCGATCTTGATGTAGGTGCCCACCGTGGCGTGATCGGCGTGGGCGGCCTCACCGTGTCCTTCGTGGGCGTATGCTGCGTTCTCGGCGCTCATGCCTTCGGCACCCCCGCGTTCTGGAGGATCTCGAGCAGGTAGACCACCGTGAAGATGACGATCCACACGATGTCCACGAAGTGCCAGTACAATCCCGCGATCTCGACGTCCAGGGCGCGCTTGGCGTCGAACTTGCCGTTGAACGAGTAGATGAGCAGCGACGCAAGCCACAGCACGCCGATGGCCACGTGGGTGCCGTGCGTGCCGGTCAGCAGGTAGAAGGTGCTGCCGAAGAGGTTCTTCGAGAGCGTCAGCCCCTTCTCGTGCACGAACTCGGTGAACTCGTAGGCCTGGAAGCCCAGGAAGATGAGCCCCAAGAGCACCGTCAGGCCGCACCAGATGCGGAACCACTTGATGTCGTTGCGCTGGATTGCAGCCAGGGTGAGCACCATGAACAGCGAGCTGGCCAGCAGGTCGAAGGTGCTGAGCGAAGTCACCACCACGTTGAAGGTCTCGTACGGGAAGGGCCCCTCGGTGTGCCGGTGGTGGTACACGAGATACGTGAGAATGAGAGCCCCGAAGAACATGCAGTCAGACCCGAGAAAGGCCCACATCATGATCTTGCGGTGCGGAATTCCGAGGCATCCGACCTCGTGGTCCACCTCTTCGTGGTGGCCGTTGGCTGCCAGTTCGCTCATGATTCTACCTCAGGATTGATTTCGTAT
This genomic interval carries:
- a CDS encoding cytochrome oxidase subunit III — translated: MWAFLGSDCMFFGALILTYLVYHHRHTEGPFPYETFNVVVTSLSTFDLLASSLFMVLTLAAIQRNDIKWFRIWCGLTVLLGLIFLGFQAYEFTEFVHEKGLTLSKNLFGSTFYLLTGTHGTHVAIGVLWLASLLIYSFNGKFDAKRALDVEIAGLYWHFVDIVWIVIFTVVYLLEILQNAGVPKA